The window GCCAACAATCTCTGTCGGTATCTTTTGCAACTTTTTTTTCATCTGCGCCCGTTTCTTCCGCAATGAGTTTATTTATTTTTACCCGCATTTTTTCAAGTTCACGTGCATGAATTTCGATTTCCGTTGCAACCCCCTTAATGCCTGAAAGAGGCTGATGAATAAGATAGTGGCTGTTAGGTAAACCGAGTCTTCTTTCTTTTTTTGCGGCAAGAAGGATAATAGAGCCGGCACTTGCAACCAATCCCATTCCTATAGTATAAACGGGAGGTTTAACAAACCTTATCATATCGAAAAGAGCAAAACCGGCATCCGCATCTCCGCCGGGTGTATCAATGTAAATATAAATGGGTTTTGTTGCGGAAATGGATTCCATCAATAAAAGCTGCCTGATTATTTTTTCCGAAAGTTCTTTATTTATTTCTCCCGTTAAAAGAATTTGGCGCGTGTTTAAAAATTTTTGTGTAAGCTGATCCTGTCCTTCGTTTTTTTATTTTTTTTCTCTTCGCTGTCTTCCTCGTTATAAAAAGCCATATTATCTCCTAAAATAAAAATAGAAAAGCACCGGTATAAATAAAACGGCACTTTAAAAGGCAGTATACAAAAAATCCTTATAAGTGTAAAGGCGGGCAAAATACGAACCGATAATACCCGTTGACTTTTTAAATACCGTAATTTATAATACGGCCGTTATAAATAGTTAAAGATAAACTTTCGTGGAGTTTATATGTACATAAAAAAAATGATAGGCTCAAAGTGTTATTTGTCTCCAATAAAAACGGAAGATGCGGAAAAATATGCAATGTGGATAAACGATGAAGAAGTTTCCGATAATCTTACAATGGCTTCCATGTCTTTATCGGCAGAGACGGAATATGAAATACTCCAGCGTATTTCCAAAGAACATAATTACGGTATTATAGATTTACAAACCGACTCCCTTATCGGAAGCACAGGCTTAAGCGGTATCGATTATATTAATAGGTCTGCAAATTTAGGCATCTTTATCGGAAATAAAGAATTTTGGAATAAGGGCTACGGAGTTGAAGCTCTTTCACTTTTAATAAATTATGCTTACAAAAAACTTAATTTGCATAATTTATCGCTTAATGTATATTCTTTTAATAAAAGAGCAATTGCATGCTATACAAAAATCGGGTTTAAAAAAGCGGGAGTAATACGCCAAAGTATTATAAGAAATTTGGAGTATCACGATACAATTTTAATGGACATTTTACCGGAAGAATTTTATAAGTTAAATCCTCAATATAAATAAAGCCATATCCGAAAGAACGGAGACAAGGGCGGTTTATAAATTTAACTTAAAAATTTATTCGCAGGTCTCTTTTAAAATCCTGTCGGATTTTTAGAAACGCCCGTTTGTCTGTATTATACAAACCTTTTACATTCGTTTTTTTAAAAAGTTTTAGGTAATACCTTTGCCCACTCTTTTAATAAAATCTTAGGCTCTTCCGCCTGTAAAAGCTCTTTAAAAAAAACATTTAATGCAGGCACTTGCGAGTTTAAAATGTCAAGTTCCGATTGAGCAAATTTTGAAAGCACATAGCCTGCAATATCCGGGTTTTCTTCCCCGCCCCTATCGGAAAAATCCGGCCGTCCTATTCCTATTCTAAGTCTGAAAAAATCGGCAGTACCCAAAGCGCTTTTTACGGAACGAAGCCCGTTGTGTCCGCCCAAGCCTCCAGCCCACTTAAAACTTAATATGCCCGGTTTTAATTCAAGTTCATCGTGCACTATTAAAATATTTTCAGGCTTTAACCGAAAAAACGAAGCGGCGGCTCCTACGCTTTCTCCCGACAAATTTACAAAAGTTTCAGGCTTTAATAAATGCACGATTTTTCCTTCAGGATAAGAAGGGTTTATTTTTGCATATTGCCCCTTAAATTTATTTTGCCATACAACACCGCAACTTATATCCAATAAGCCGCTAAAAATCCATGCGGCATTATGGCGGGTATTTTCATATTTTTTTCCGTAGTTTCCTAAAAAAGCTATCAGTTCAATCATTTAAATTTCTCCGTCAAAAGGTAAGGGCGGTAAATCCGGGTGAACAGAGCGCAAGTTTTCATAAAAACGGTTTTCGATTTTTATACCGCCTGAGGTAAACCCCAGTTTTCTATCCTTACGTATTGTTCCGTGAAAATCGCTTCCTGCCGTTATCGGCATATTTAATTTATCGGCAAGGGCTTCAAGACGTTTACAGTCATTGTACCGCGTGGAAGCGTTCCACGCTTCAATTCCGATAAGTCCGCGCTCCTTTAAGTTTTCTATAGCCTTCGGAAGATGAGCCCACGAAAGATATAAGGACATAGGGTGCGCAAGTACGGGTATCCCGCCTGCAGAGTCAATTGCACTTACGGCTTCTTCAAAAACGGCATTTTGTTTTTCCACAAAACAGGGGCAGTGCTTCCCCAAATACCTGTCAAAGGCTTTTTGCATATTTTTTACCATTTTATGTGCCTCCATATATGCCGCAAAATGCGGCCGCCCTACCCCTCCTTTTCCGCCTGCAAATTCTTTAACCTTTTCGTAGGTTATATTAAAGCCCTCACCTCTAAGTTTTTCGGCAATAAGAAAGTTTCTGTTTTCACGCTCGCTTTGAAGTTTTTTTAAAAGTTTATCCAACTCACGGGAAGGCTTCCGTAAATCAAGGCCCAAAAGGTGAAACTCTCCCGGCTGCCAGTTTATACTGATTTCAATTCCCCGTATAAAAATAATATTTAAGTTTTTCGCTTCGGCTTCGGCCTCGTCAAGCCCTGCAAGAATATCGTGGTCGGTTAAAGCTATTGCAAAAAGACCGGCCTTTTTTGCCGCTTTAATAAGCTGCGCAGGTGTAAAAGTACCGTCCGAAGCTGTGGAATGTGTATGTAAATCAACCATAACTCTTATTGTATCAAAAAGAGACTTTTAAAGCAAAGGGTGTCTTTATTCTATTGTTTGAACCTTTAATAAATTCGTAGAACCGGACTGTCCGATAGGAATACCCGCCGTTAAAATTGCAAGGTCTCCGGTTTTTACATAACCCGCCTCTTTTGCAATTTGGGAACATATATTAAACATATTATCCGTAGAGTGTATTATCGGAGAAAGTACGGGATATACGTCCCACTCCAAAGAAAGTTTTCGCATAGCATGTACTGAAGGTGTAATTGCAATAATAGGTATTTTCGGTTTAAATTTGGAAAGAGCCCTCGGAGTAATGCCTGAAGCGGAGGCGGTAATTATTACGTTTGCACCCAAACTTAAAGCGGTAGAACAGGTAGCCCGTGCAAGTGCATTGGTAACTGTAGTTTCATGAAGCGAGGCATTTTCTAAAAACAGTTTTTCGTAATCCAAAGTAGCTTCAGTGGTAACCGCAATGGAATTCATCATTGCAACGGTTTCTACGGGGTATTCACCGGCGGCGGTTTCACCTGAAAGCATTACCGCCGAAGTTCCGTCTAAAATTGCATTTGCCACGTCCGTAACCTCGGCACGTGTCGGACGCAGATTATGGGTCATAGATTCAAGCATTTGAGTTGCGGTTATTACAAGTTTTCCCGCAAGATTGGCTTTACGTATAAGTTTTTTTTGTTCATGCGGTATTTTTTCAGGCGGAATTTCCACACCCAAGTCGCCGCGTGCCACCATAATCCCGTCGGCAACCTCCAAAATGGAATCTATATTATCAAGACCTTCCTGATTTTCAATTTTGGCAATAACGGCAATTGTACTGTTGTGTTTATTTAAGATATTTTTAATTTGCATTACATCGTCGGCATTTTGAATAAATGAAGCGGCAATAAAATCCAAGTCATTTTCTATTGCAAATTCGATATCCGCAATATCTTTTTCGCTCATATACGGAATATTTACGCGTAAGCCGGGAATATTTACTCCTTTTTTGCTTGTTAATGTTCCCGAATTAACGGCAACACATTCAATATCCGTATCGTTTAAAATATCTATTACTTGCAGCTCAAGCATTCCGTCGTTAATTAAAATTCTGCTTTTAAGTTTTATATCTTTAGTAAGATTTTTATAAGAAATACTGCATATTTGGTTTGTTCCCGTTACTTCTCGTGAGGTTATTATAAACTCCTGTCCCTGTACGATTTCCGCAGGCTTTTCAAAATTACCCAGTCTTATTTCAGGTCCCTTTGTATCAAGCATAATGGCAATAGGCAGCCCCAAATCTTCTCTTACTTTTTTTATGCGGTCGATTTTAATTTTATGCTCTTCGTGTGTTCCGTGAGAAAAATTAAGACGGCAAACATTTAAACCTGCCTTAAACATTTCTTTTAATACACGCTCCGATTCGGATGCGGGCCCGATGGTACATACTATTTTGGTTTTTTTCATTGTAACAGCCTCCGTTGCAGTGTGCCAATCATACTAAAAACGGAATAAATTTTCAACAGCGCTTGAATATTCGGGAATCTATAAAAACGGAAGATAAAAATACTATTAAAAATCCGCCAAAGAGCATATAATTTTCCCCTTTACCGAATATAAATTATTTATACAATGCCCGGAGTTTACAAGCCAATTTAAGTAGACAGACTTAACAAAATAGTTTATAATACGCCCCTATTTACATTCCGGCTCTGAGGTCGGGATAATTTATTCATGGAGGTTTTAATGAAAAAACTATTATTATTTTTATGTACGGCGGTATTATTGTCCGCCTGTACGGCAAACAATTCGGTTAAGCCTTCCGCACAGCCGATACCTTTGGAAGACTTTTTCCGCAATCCGGAAAAAACCGGCTATTCCGTTTCTCCGGACGGAACACATATCGCCTTTTTACAACCGTGGAAAAACAGGCTTAATATTTTCGTGCAAAAATTGGGAGATGATAATGCCGTAAAAATTACTTCTGCGGAAGAGCGGGATATTTCTTCATATTTTTGGAAAAGCGATAACGTTATTGCATTTTTACAGGACTCAGGCGGAGATGAAAACTATAAACTGTTTGTAGTAAATAAAGACGGAACAAACGAAAAAGCTCTTACTCCCTTTGATAATGTAACGGTAGAGATTGTAGATGATCTTGAAGACCGAGAAAATGAAATGCTTATTGCTATGAACAAACGCAATCCTCAAATATTTGATGTATACAGAATCGATATTGCTACAGGCGATTTAACAATGATTGCCGAAAATCCCGGAAATATTTCAGGTTGGATGACCGACCATGAAGGTAAATTAAGAGTTGCAACTACAACCGACGGGGTCAATACAGGGCTTTTATATCGCAAAACCGAAGCGGAGCAATTTGTTAAAATTATGGAAACGGGTTTTAAAGATAATTTTAACCCTCTTTTAATGACATTCGACAATAAAGACTTGTATGTAGCTTCAAATATAGACCGCGATAAGGCGGCCTTATATACTTTTAACCCGGAAACGAAAAAATTGGGCGAAATGATTTTTGAAAGCGATGAAGCCGATGTTAACAGGATACTTTATTCAAAAAAACGCAAGACGATAACCGGCGTAAGCTATTATACCGATAAACGCCATGTTCATTTTTTTGATGAAGAGAGGCAGGCAATGCAGGAAGACTTAGAAAAACAATTGCCCGATATCGAAATAAATGTAGTATCTTCCGATAAAAATGAAACAACATTTATTATAAGAACCTTTTCGGATAAAACAAGCGGCAGTTTTTATATTTATAATAAGGAAACGAAAAAATTAACTCTTCTTACCGATGTTGCACCGTGGATTAAACCTGAAAATATGGCATCTATGAAACCAGTTCAATATAAAAGCTCCGACGGTTTAACAATACACGGCTATTTAACCTTGCCTGTCGGAAAAGAAAACGAAAAGAATTTGCCGGTAGTTATAAATCCGCACGGAGGACCTTGGGCTCGCGATTATTGGGGCTTCAGTCCCGAAACCCAATTTTTGGCAAACCGGGGCTATGCCGTTTTACAGATGAACTTCCGCGGCTCGATAGGATACGGAAAAGAATTCTGGATAAAGGGATTTAAACAATGGGGCAAAAAAATGCAGGACGACATTACCGACGGTGTAAACTGGCTTATCGCGGAAGGGATTGCCGACCCAAAACGCATTGCAATTTACGGCGCTTCTTACGGAGGCTATGCCGTTCTTGCAGGCGTAACTTTTACACCCGATTTATATGCCTGCGCAATAGACTATGTAGGAGTTTCCAACATATTTACTCTTTTTGAAACCTTGCCTCCGTATTGGGAACAGGGAAGAAAAATGATGTATGAAATGATAGGTAATCCCGAAACGGAGAAGGATATGCTTACGGAGGTTTCTCCGATATTTCACATCGATAATATCAAAGTTCCTCTTTTCGTAGCCCAGGGAGCAAACGACCCGAGGGTAAAAAAAGAACACTCCGACCAGATTGTCGAAGCATTAAAAAAGAAAAACATAGATGTTGAATATATGGTAAAGGATAATGAAGGACACGGCTTCAGCAACGAAGAAAACCGTTTCGACTTTTACCGAGCTATGGAAAAATTCTTACAAAAACACATAGGTAAATAAAAAGCAAAAACGCTTGCCCTAAACGGGGCAGGCGTTTTTTATCCCACTGCTTTGACCTTAATAATAAACTTTCTTAAACAAAGAGCCGAAACTCTATTTTAAGAATACATTTAAAAAAGTTCATACGAAATATGTATCGTTTTTATAGAATAAAAATGAAATTTATGATAAAATAAATACCGGAGGCTTTATTTTGAAGATTGGAATAAATGCATTCGGCTGCGAACACGGCAGGTCCGGAATAGGTTCATATATATTATCGCTCGTAAAAAATTTACCGAGAACCGATTACGAATTTCAACTCTTCGGACCGGAATTGGACAAGTATACCTATACTTCGGACATCGATTATATAAGCTTTGCCGGAATAGACATTGCAGACACGAACTTCGCCGAAAAAATGTGGCATTTTAAAAATTTAAATTCATTTATAAAAAAACAAAAATACGATGCGGTAATTTACCCCTCAGGGATAGATTTATTGCCTCCCATTCTTACGGTACCGTCTATTTTTGTAATTCAGCGTCTTTTATCGGCAAATTTAAACCTCTTGGCAAAAATCGGTGCAAAACGCACATTAAAAAATGCTTCGGGAATTATATGTCCTTCCAAATTCATCAAAGCCGATTTAGCCGAATACGGTATTACCGATTCGGAAGCAAAGGTTATTTATAACGGAATAGATACCTCTCTATTTAAATACCGTGAAAATGACAATTCGGAAGCGGTATTTATACAGCCCTTTTCTATCCGAAAGCCCTATATAATTTATGCGTCCCGTATAACAAGCCCCGAAAAATGCCACATCGAACTTGTAAAGGCTTTTTCGATTTTTAAGAAAAAATTCGGCACAGCTCATAGACTTGTCATTGCAGGTTCCGACGGAGACAATACTGAAACCGTTCATAATGCGGTAATTCAATCGGGCTTTTCATCAGATATTTTGCTTACAGGGTATTTTCCGCATGAAAATCTTCCTCAGCTTTATGCTTCCGCAGACCTTTGCGTCTTTCCGTCCATGGCGGAGGGAGTCGGTTTACCCGTTATTGAAGCTATGGCTTGCGGAATCCCCGTTGCCTGTGCCGCAGCAGGAGCCTTACCAGAAATGGCCGGAGAGGCGGCGGTATTTTTCAATCCTAAAAAACCTGAAGAAATAGCAAATGCAATTTCAAATTTAATAGACACCGAAGAAAATAAAGAACGCCGCGAAGAAGTTATACAAAAAGGACTCGGCTGGATTTCCCGATATAATTGGAAAACAACAGCCGAGGAAACCGTAAAATATTTGGATTCTATTTTTAAGAAAAAAGTATAATGCCGAAATACCGGCTATACGATTTTAATACATCGACGGTTTTTCCCAGTATTCATAAACGTCAATCTGTTCGCGCTTTTTTACAAACCCTATTACTTTATATGTAAGAGGAGTAAAAACAACTTCAATTACGGTTTTAAAAAGATAATTTGAAAAAGCCATAACAATAAGAACAGGAAGACCGTAAAGGCCTAAAAAAGCAACGGCAACAAAAACAATACTATCGATAAATTCTCCTACTACAGTGGAACCTATCGTCCTAAGCCAAAGATGTTTTCCTCGTGTTAAGACCTTTAATTTCGATAAAACTATGGAATTGGAATTTGCTCCCAAAAGATAGCCCAAGAGACTTCCTGCCGTAATGCGCGGCATTTGTAAAAGAATATCATCGAATTCTTTTTGAAGAAGCCATTCTTTTTCGGAAGGAAGAATACTTACAAGATAAATATTTAAAGAAGTGAAAATAAGCATAAAAAAAACCTGCCCAAATAATTTTCCGTGCGGTTTTATGCCCGTACACTTCGGCCAGTACATCGCCTAAGATATACGAAAAAGGGAATAACAGGGTTCCGCCGTCAAAGACGAAAACACCTATTTGAATCATTTTTACCGCTAAAATATTCGATAAAACCAAAACGCCTACAAAGAGTCCTGCAATTACAGGCAAGAAATTACTTTTCTTAATTTTGTCCGTTTCAATGCTCTCAGGCATTAATTTTTCATTTTCCATTTTAATGTCCTTATTATAAGTTTATGTTCCGTTTCGTGAACGCGTTTTTCAAATTCTTCCAAAGTATCATGCAAAAAAAGCGGGACTGTTTCGGTAAAAATTACAGGGCCTGAATCAATCCCCTCATCCGGCACGAAATGTGTCATAATTCCGCACTCCGCTATTTTACCTTCAAGGAAAGCCTTGTATTGCCGCTCTATAGCTTCAGTACCGGGAAATGTTCCGGGCAAAGCAGGATGTAAGTTTATAATTTTATCTTTAAACTGAAGAATAAACGGATTACTTAAAATGCGCATCCAACCTAAGAGCAGCACGTAATCCGGAGAAAAAGTTTTTACGGTTTTTGCAAGTTCTTTATCATAAGCTCTTCTATCGGTACCCTTTTTAAACGGAAAATATACGGCTTTTACACCTGCCTTTTCCGCACGCTTTAAAGCGAAGGCTTCTTTTTTATCGGATATTACAGCTTCAATCGAGTAATCAATTTTGCCTAAGTCAACCGCTTCAATTACAGCTTGCAGATTGCTTCCGTTACCGGAAGCTAAGATAACCAGTTTTTTCAAATTTTTATTCCTCTAGGATAAGCCTCGCATAAACTTTTTTGCTCGCCGCCTTTTATTGTACTTATTTTTTTCCATATATACAAGGAGCCCTGTTCCGCACCCCTTTTACCGTACCTTTGAGAAGTTACGGTTTTGCTCAATACTTTGCCATGCTCTTCCGCTTATTTTTAACCGCTAAGAGCGCAAAGTCCGTTAAGGGTGCCGTATTTTACAAGCCCTCTATTGTCTCTTTGCGTGCTCTGCGAGCTTTGCGGTTTTATTTTTAACCGCTAAGAGCGCAAAGAACGCTAAGAGTTTTAAGGTACTTTGCTCTACAGCTTTTCTATTTCTTCTTTAGTTAAACCGGTAGCCTGCATTATTTTTTGTACCGAATCGCCGAGTTGTTTTAAGACCTTTGCCGTTTCCAGCACGCCGTCGGAAAAGCCTTCACTTCTGCCTTGAGCTATGCCTTTTCTCATCGATTCATTTATCATAGAAACGCGGTCGCTCTCGTATCGCCATGCAGCTTGGTAAAGGGCACGTTGTTCCGCAACAGTGTAGAATTCTTCCATCGTGTCTTCGGCTTTTTGCATTAAAGGATTTTCTTTTGCCAACATCTTCCTCACCTCCTTCTCGTCGGTTTGTATAAACAGCAACCATTTTTCCAGTTCGCTGCGCTGTTCTTTCTCTATTTTCGTTAAATCCAAAAAGTGGATTTCAAGCATTCCGTCCAGCTCGCTGTGTTCTTCCGTTTCCAAAATCTTATAAATTGAGTGGATTTTATTAGCAAGGTGAAACGGCTGATTGAGAATGTTTATCGCTATGCATTTTTTGAGCTCGCTGTAATCGGCTCCCTTGCTGAAATCTTCGAGAAAAAGCTGTGTCCAATAAAAAATGCTGCGTTTGGTAAAGTACTCGAACCAGATGTTTTGCATTTCAAGGTTGATTTTTTCGCCTGAGTGCAGTTTGATTTTTATGTCGAGTCTGCCGGTTTTTTCATCGTAAAAGCGGGTAGTAAGCTCCGTGTTTTCAAGCCGTACATCGGCAAAAGTATTTTCTTGCATTCCGGTTACAAGCGAGACGAATTTTATGAGAATGTCTTTATTCTTTTCCGTGCCGAAGACTTTTTTAAACGCATAGTCGTTGCGGACGGTGAATTTTTCAGGCGGTGCAAGTGTTTCTAAAGTGCTTGCCATAGCGTCTACCCTCCTCATAGTTAAGTATAGCATAAGATACGGGGATTTAAAAGGGGGATAGAGAACCCCGTTCCGAGCAGGGTTTTCTCTCTCCCCCTGTGACCCCCTCTCTTTTCAAAAGAACCGCTTAGGGGCTTCTGCCCTTTGGAATCCCGCTTTACCGAAGTACGTCCTGTACTTCGGTAAAGCCCGAGTTTTCTTACAAGAAAACTCGCGGTAGGGCTGTTCCGGCGGACGTCCTGTCCGCTCCCGCTTGGGTTCGGGGCAAAGGCGCTTCGCTGTTTGCTTGTGTGCGAGGGGGCGGTTTTATTTTAACCGCTAAGAGCGCAAAGACCGCTAAGGGTTTCGGGCTGCCGTGCTTTGCAACCTCCTCTACTCCTCTTTGCGTGCTTTGCGTACTCTGCGGTTTTATTTTTAACCGCTCGGAGAGCAAAGGGCGCCTTGCGTTTAAAAACGGTGTTGCCGAATGCGGAATTGAACATTATTAAAAAGGCGGGGCATGAAGTAAATAAGGATAATCCGATAAGATTGGGAGAGGTGTTAAACGGGTTTTTAGGGTAATAAACTTAAAGGTTGCCCTGCCTTTTATACCGCTTAAAAACGCAAGAGAAAAAAGGCAGAGAGCTTTTTAAAAAGGGGTTAAAAAGCGTTTAAAACAGGTTAAAATGAGCCCTTGTAGCCGAGCTCGCGGAGCCTTTTTTGGGTTTTTACCGATAAGGCAAGTTTTTCAAAGGTTGCATGACCGCCTATTTTAACCCCGTCGGGTATTATAATTTCTTTTAAATTGGGGCACTCGGCAAAGCCACCGTTAGACGGCCCTTCCGTACCGATAAATTTAATATGGGAGGGAATTTTTACTTCCGTAAATGTACAAGCTGCATAGGCACCTAAATGTTCCGCCGATTGTGGCGCCGTAAACTCTTCCAAATAAAGGAAGAAATAGGCGTTAAGCCAC is drawn from Treponema pedis and contains these coding sequences:
- a CDS encoding GNAT family N-acetyltransferase; the protein is MYIKKMIGSKCYLSPIKTEDAEKYAMWINDEEVSDNLTMASMSLSAETEYEILQRISKEHNYGIIDLQTDSLIGSTGLSGIDYINRSANLGIFIGNKEFWNKGYGVEALSLLINYAYKKLNLHNLSLNVYSFNKRAIACYTKIGFKKAGVIRQSIIRNLEYHDTILMDILPEEFYKLNPQYK
- the pth gene encoding aminoacyl-tRNA hydrolase produces the protein MIELIAFLGNYGKKYENTRHNAAWIFSGLLDISCGVVWQNKFKGQYAKINPSYPEGKIVHLLKPETFVNLSGESVGAAASFFRLKPENILIVHDELELKPGILSFKWAGGLGGHNGLRSVKSALGTADFFRLRIGIGRPDFSDRGGEENPDIAGYVLSKFAQSELDILNSQVPALNVFFKELLQAEEPKILLKEWAKVLPKTF
- a CDS encoding PHP domain-containing protein; protein product: MVDLHTHSTASDGTFTPAQLIKAAKKAGLFAIALTDHDILAGLDEAEAEAKNLNIIFIRGIEISINWQPGEFHLLGLDLRKPSRELDKLLKKLQSERENRNFLIAEKLRGEGFNITYEKVKEFAGGKGGVGRPHFAAYMEAHKMVKNMQKAFDRYLGKHCPCFVEKQNAVFEEAVSAIDSAGGIPVLAHPMSLYLSWAHLPKAIENLKERGLIGIEAWNASTRYNDCKRLEALADKLNMPITAGSDFHGTIRKDRKLGFTSGGIKIENRFYENLRSVHPDLPPLPFDGEI
- the pyk gene encoding pyruvate kinase, with translation MKKTKIVCTIGPASESERVLKEMFKAGLNVCRLNFSHGTHEEHKIKIDRIKKVREDLGLPIAIMLDTKGPEIRLGNFEKPAEIVQGQEFIITSREVTGTNQICSISYKNLTKDIKLKSRILINDGMLELQVIDILNDTDIECVAVNSGTLTSKKGVNIPGLRVNIPYMSEKDIADIEFAIENDLDFIAASFIQNADDVMQIKNILNKHNSTIAVIAKIENQEGLDNIDSILEVADGIMVARGDLGVEIPPEKIPHEQKKLIRKANLAGKLVITATQMLESMTHNLRPTRAEVTDVANAILDGTSAVMLSGETAAGEYPVETVAMMNSIAVTTEATLDYEKLFLENASLHETTVTNALARATCSTALSLGANVIITASASGITPRALSKFKPKIPIIAITPSVHAMRKLSLEWDVYPVLSPIIHSTDNMFNICSQIAKEAGYVKTGDLAILTAGIPIGQSGSTNLLKVQTIE
- a CDS encoding alpha/beta hydrolase family protein, which produces MKKLLLFLCTAVLLSACTANNSVKPSAQPIPLEDFFRNPEKTGYSVSPDGTHIAFLQPWKNRLNIFVQKLGDDNAVKITSAEERDISSYFWKSDNVIAFLQDSGGDENYKLFVVNKDGTNEKALTPFDNVTVEIVDDLEDRENEMLIAMNKRNPQIFDVYRIDIATGDLTMIAENPGNISGWMTDHEGKLRVATTTDGVNTGLLYRKTEAEQFVKIMETGFKDNFNPLLMTFDNKDLYVASNIDRDKAALYTFNPETKKLGEMIFESDEADVNRILYSKKRKTITGVSYYTDKRHVHFFDEERQAMQEDLEKQLPDIEINVVSSDKNETTFIIRTFSDKTSGSFYIYNKETKKLTLLTDVAPWIKPENMASMKPVQYKSSDGLTIHGYLTLPVGKENEKNLPVVINPHGGPWARDYWGFSPETQFLANRGYAVLQMNFRGSIGYGKEFWIKGFKQWGKKMQDDITDGVNWLIAEGIADPKRIAIYGASYGGYAVLAGVTFTPDLYACAIDYVGVSNIFTLFETLPPYWEQGRKMMYEMIGNPETEKDMLTEVSPIFHIDNIKVPLFVAQGANDPRVKKEHSDQIVEALKKKNIDVEYMVKDNEGHGFSNEENRFDFYRAMEKFLQKHIGK
- a CDS encoding glycosyltransferase family 4 protein, translated to MKIGINAFGCEHGRSGIGSYILSLVKNLPRTDYEFQLFGPELDKYTYTSDIDYISFAGIDIADTNFAEKMWHFKNLNSFIKKQKYDAVIYPSGIDLLPPILTVPSIFVIQRLLSANLNLLAKIGAKRTLKNASGIICPSKFIKADLAEYGITDSEAKVIYNGIDTSLFKYRENDNSEAVFIQPFSIRKPYIIYASRITSPEKCHIELVKAFSIFKKKFGTAHRLVIAGSDGDNTETVHNAVIQSGFSSDILLTGYFPHENLPQLYASADLCVFPSMAEGVGLPVIEAMACGIPVACAAAGALPEMAGEAAVFFNPKKPEEIANAISNLIDTEENKERREEVIQKGLGWISRYNWKTTAEETVKYLDSIFKKKV
- the purN gene encoding phosphoribosylglycinamide formyltransferase, with the translated sequence MKKLVILASGNGSNLQAVIEAVDLGKIDYSIEAVISDKKEAFALKRAEKAGVKAVYFPFKKGTDRRAYDKELAKTVKTFSPDYVLLLGWMRILSNPFILQFKDKIINLHPALPGTFPGTEAIERQYKAFLEGKIAECGIMTHFVPDEGIDSGPVIFTETVPLFLHDTLEEFEKRVHETEHKLIIRTLKWKMKN
- a CDS encoding Rpn family recombination-promoting nuclease/putative transposase; its protein translation is MASTLETLAPPEKFTVRNDYAFKKVFGTEKNKDILIKFVSLVTGMQENTFADVRLENTELTTRFYDEKTGRLDIKIKLHSGEKINLEMQNIWFEYFTKRSIFYWTQLFLEDFSKGADYSELKKCIAINILNQPFHLANKIHSIYKILETEEHSELDGMLEIHFLDLTKIEKEQRSELEKWLLFIQTDEKEVRKMLAKENPLMQKAEDTMEEFYTVAEQRALYQAAWRYESDRVSMINESMRKGIAQGRSEGFSDGVLETAKVLKQLGDSVQKIMQATGLTKEEIEKL